A DNA window from Janibacter sp. A1S7 contains the following coding sequences:
- a CDS encoding biotin-dependent carboxyltransferase family protein codes for MRQLEMIATGALATIQDEGRPGLAGLGVGVSGAADLRSLRLANRLVGNQPGAAGVEVTFGGLAFRSRDDIDIALTGAPTPATVGGVPVGLNAPVRVPGGAEVRLSTPDAGVRTYLAVRGGIDVPADLGSRATDVMSGIGPAVLTPGTALRVGDQSLAWPGVDVAAVPAPIGGDLDLRVVPGPRQDWFVDDALEVLSSGYYEVSADSNRVGMRLTGPVLQRSRDEELPSEGVVRGSLQVPPTGQPTLFLADHPVTGGYPVIGVVLSADVDLAAQAQPGQRLRLRPTKE; via the coding sequence ATCGCCACGGGGGCGCTCGCCACCATCCAGGACGAAGGGAGGCCGGGCCTGGCGGGCCTGGGCGTCGGGGTCAGCGGCGCGGCCGACCTGCGCAGCCTGCGGCTGGCCAACCGACTCGTCGGCAACCAGCCGGGTGCCGCAGGGGTGGAGGTGACCTTCGGTGGTCTCGCCTTCCGTTCCCGCGACGACATCGACATCGCCCTGACCGGTGCGCCGACCCCAGCGACGGTCGGCGGCGTCCCCGTCGGCCTCAACGCTCCCGTCCGCGTCCCGGGCGGCGCCGAGGTGCGTCTGTCCACTCCCGACGCCGGCGTGCGGACCTACCTCGCCGTGCGCGGGGGGATCGACGTGCCCGCAGACCTGGGCTCGCGGGCGACCGACGTGATGTCCGGCATCGGTCCGGCGGTCCTCACCCCCGGCACCGCGCTGCGGGTCGGGGACCAGTCCCTGGCCTGGCCCGGGGTCGACGTGGCCGCGGTGCCCGCCCCCATCGGCGGTGACCTCGACCTGCGCGTCGTGCCCGGGCCGCGTCAGGACTGGTTCGTCGACGACGCGCTCGAGGTGCTCAGCTCGGGGTACTACGAGGTGAGTGCCGACAGCAACCGGGTGGGGATGCGGTTGACCGGCCCTGTGCTGCAGCGCTCCCGTGACGAGGAGCTGCCGAGCGAAGGGGTCGTCCGCGGCTCGCTGCAGGTACCACCGACCGGGCAACCGACCCTCTTCCTCGCCGACCACCCGGTCACCGGCGGCTACCCCGTCATCGGTGTCGTGCTGTCGGCAGACGTCGACCTCGCCGCCCAGGCACAACCCGGGCAGCGTCTGCGGCTGCGCCCGACCAAGGAGTGA